TTGATTTAGATCTTACAGGAAAAGATGTTCTTATAGTTGAGGATATTATTGATACAGGTCTTACAATAGTAAATGTAAAAGATTTCTTAAGTAAGAAAAATCCAAATTCAGTAAAAGTATGTACACTTTTAGATAAACCAAGCAGAAGATTAGTGGAAGTTAAAGGGGAATATGTAGGATTTGAAATTCCTGATGAATTTGTTGTTGGATATGGATTAGACCTTGATGAGAAATACAGAAACATTCCTTTTGTTGGAAAATTTGTAAAAAAATAAGAAACGGAGTTTATGATGTCGTTTAAGCATAAAAAGAAATACGGTCAGAATTTTTTAACTGATCAGAACGCTGTGCTGGAAAAAATTATGGAGGTTTCTAAAATAGAGCCTCATGAAGAAATTCTTGAAATAGGACCAGGAGAAGGAGCTTTAACAGAGCTCCTTCTTGAAAAAGCAAAAAAAGTTACATGTGTTGAAATAGATACAGATCTTGAAAAAATTTTAAGAAAAAAATTTGCAGGAAATGAAAAATTCAATCTTATAATGGAAGATATTCTGAAAGTAGAACTTGATAAAGTTATTGCTCCTCATACAAGAGTAGTTGCCAATATACCTTACTATATAACATCTCCTATTATAAATAAACTTATTGAAAACAGAGACAAAATAGACGAAGCATATCTTATGGTGCAGAAAGAAGTGGGAGAAAGAGTCTGTGCTTCTTCAGGAAAAGAAAGAAGTGTTCTTACTCTTGCTGTTGAATATTATGGAACAGGTGAATATCTTTTTACTATTCCTAAAGAGTTCTTTAATCCTGTGCCTAAAATTGATTCAGGTTTTATCTCAATCAAGTTTTACAATGACAGAAGATACGAAAAGCTTATTCCTGAAGATATATTCTTTAAATATGTAAAAGCTGCTTTTTCAAATAAAAGAAAAAATATTGTAAATAATCTTTCAACACTTGGAATTTCAAAAGATGTTGTAAAAGAAAAACTTGAACTTTTGAATATTTCTCCAAATGAAAGAGCTGAAAATTTAACAATAGAGCAATTTATAAAACTGGCAGAATGTTTTGAAAAAAATTAAAACTGCTTCAGGAGGATTAATGCAAAGCTACGAATTTAAAATACAAAGCAGAAAAGAAGATATAGACTTTATAAATAAAATAATAGAAGCTTATGAAGAAGTGGGAGTTGTAAGAACAAATGATGCTCAGAGAGGACTTATCACAATTATAAGCACAACAGATTATAAAGATCTAGCAAGAGATATAATTTTAGATTTAGGAAAAAATTATGTGAAAGCTGAAATACTTGAAGAAGGACTTTGGAAAGGAGTCCTTTAAGATTTAGGAGGATTTGTACAGAATGGAAAAATTAGAAAATCTGTTAAGTTATATTTTAAAAGGACTTGTTGAAAAACAAGATGAAGTAAGAATTACTTATGAACTTATAGATGATACTATTATCTTTAAAGTAAATGTTGCTGAAGGAGAAATGGGAAGAGTTATAGGTAAAAATGGACTTACTGCAAATGCAATAAGAGGAGTTATGCAAGCTGCAGGAGTAAAAGATAAATTAAATGTCAATGTAGAATTTTTAGACTAGGTCTGGTGATTTAATGGATCTGGTTACTATTGGAAAAATAACAGGAACTCACCATCTTAAAGGAGCTGTAAAAGCTAATATAAGTTTAAGCACTCCTGAAATTATAGTTGGTGAGAGAGTTATGGCAGAAAAACCTGATGGGCAAAAAAGAATCTTAAGTGTAAAAAAACTTTCAAATCTTGTTGGAGATAAGGTTGTAATAGAGTTTGAAGAAATCACAAATAAGACAGAAGGAAATCTTCTTGCAGGAAGTTTTATAAAAATAAATAGAGATATTCTAGGTATGTCTGAAGATGAATACCTTCTTGAAGACCTTTTAGGAATGACTGTTATAACAGCAGAAAATGAAAGTATCGGAAAAGTTGTTGATGTTTTTGATACAGCAGCACATGATATAATTGTAGTTGAAGATGAAAACACAGAAACTCTTATTCCAAATATTGAGAACTTTGTAAAAGATATAGATTTTGAGAAAAAAGAAATTTATGTAGAAATTCTTGAAGGAATGAGAGAAGTTAAGGGAAGTGTTTCAGAAAATGATGAGCTTGATTAAACTATATTAGTTTAAATATAATTTATTTAAGTTCTGCTAAAGGAGAAAAAATTTTGAAAATAAATATTTTAACTTTATTTCCTGAACTTTTTACAGCCTTTAAGTCACAAAGTATAATAGGAAGAGCAGTAAAAAATAATCTTATAGAGATAAATATTATAAATATAAGAGATTTTTGTTTTGACAAACATCAGCAGGCTGATGACACTCCTTTTGGAGGAGAGGGAGGAATGGTAATGAAACCTGAACCTCTTTTCAGAGCCTTGGAAAAATGTGGAGGAAAAGTTATTTATACTTCTCCTCAAGGAGTTACATTTAATCAGGAACTTGCTCTTAAGCTGAAAGATGAGGAAGAAATAACTATAATAGCTGGACATTATGAAGGAATAGACGAAAGAGTTGTTGAAAATAAAGTGGATATGGAAGTCTCAATAGGAGATTTTGTGCTTACAGGAGGAGAATTACCTTCTATGGTAATGATTGATGCAGTAGCCAGGCTTATTCCAGGTGTTATTACAAAAGCATCTTATGAAAATGATTCATTTTTCAATGGACTTCTGGATTATCCTCAGTATACAAGACCAGCAGAGTATATGGGGCTTAAAGTTCCTGATGTTTTAATTTCAGGAAATCATAAAAAAATAAAAGACTGGAGAATGAAAGAGAGTCTTAAAAGGACATATTTAAGGCGTCCCGACCTTTTAAAAAACAGAAAGTTTTCTAAAGAGGAAGCAAAGTTTATGAAAGAAATTCTTGAAGAATTAGCAGAGGGGGATAAATAATGATATACAGACTAAATGGTTTTGAACCTGTTATAGGAGAAAATAATTTTATTGCAGATACAGCTGCTCTTATAGGAAAAGTTACAACAGAAAGAGATGTATCTATATGGTTTTCTGCTGTAATGAGAGCAGATGTATGCAGTATATATGTGGGAGAAAAAACAAGTATTCAGGATAATGTCACAATTCATGGAGATAAAGGGCATGATGTAGTGATAGGAAAAAATGTTACGATTGGTCATAACTGCATTATACATGGATGCACAATAGGGGATAACTGTGTAATAGGAATGGGATCTACTATTCTTAATGGTGCTGTAATTCCACCAAATTCTCTTGTAGGAGCTCATTCTCTTGTAACTCCTTCATTAAAAGCTGAAGAGGGAACTCTTATTATAGGAAGTCCAGCAAAAAGTGTAAAAAAACTTCCAAAGGAACAGCAGGAATATTTAAAAGATGCTGCTGATCTTTATGTTGATGAAATAGATGTTTATGCAAATAAATTAGAAAGGGTGAAATAATTCAGATGAGAGATAAAATATATTTAGGGCTTGTACACTACCCTGTTTATAATAAAAGAAAAGAAGTTGTATGCACTTCTGTTACAAACTTTGATATTCATGATATATCAAGAAGCTGTAAAACATATGATGTAAAAGAATATAATCTTATTGTTCCTGTAGAGGCTCAAAAACAATTAACAGAAAGAATCATAGGATATTGGCAAGATGGAACTGGAGGAGAATACAATAAAGACAGAGAATCTGCATTTACAATAACAAGAGTAAAAGATTCAATAGAACAATGTATTGCAGATATAGAGGCAAGAGAAGGACAGAAGCCTGTAATAATAACAACATCTGCCCACACATTTCCTAATTCAATAAGCTACAAAGGGCTTTCTGAAAAAGTATTTTCAGATGACAAACCTTATCTTTTCCTTTTTGGTACAGGTTGGGGATTAATTCAGGAAGTTATGGATATGTCTGATTATATTTTAGAGCCTATAAGAGGGAATACAAAATATAATCACCTTTCTGTAAGAGCCGCTGTTGCTATTATCTTAGACAGAGTTTTGGGAGAAAATTAATCCCAGCTCTGTTTCTTAATTTTGGAGGATATATAGAATGGGAAAGAGAGTTACTATAAAAACAAGATCTGATTTTTTTAAAAATGCAGGTGCTGAAAATATAAAAGTTAAAGAAATAATGTTTGATGAGAGAGTAAAAAAGCTTAAAATTTTCTGCACTCTTGGAGGACCTTGTTATATATGCGAAACTGATTTAGTCTGTAATGACCTCCATAAAAAGTTTGGAGACAGTTTGAGCATAGAATTTGAAATAGAATATGAAAATAATGAAATAACAAGAAATGACCTTATGCAGATTACAGAGAAAGTAATCAGTGAACTTAAAAAGAAAAATGCAGTATCAAGGTCATTTCTTTATCTATACAGAATAAAAATAGAAGAGAGAAAAATTATTATTGAACTTAAGAATGAACTAGCTATAGAAACTCTTTACGAGTCAAAAATAAATATAAAATTAGAATCTCTTTTATCTGAATATGGAATAAAAGATTTTCAGGTACATTTTGTTCCTGGAGATTTTTCAAAAGAGCTGGAAGCTGCAAACAGTAAGCTTGATGAAGTTATGATAACACTTACTAAAAAAATGGATGAAGAAAATCTTAAAAATTCAGTTTCTCAGAAACAAAGCAGTGATAATATGTCTCAAGGACAGAGATACACAGCTGTTTCAAGCAGAAAAACAAAAGATATAAAAGGAACTTCTATTCCTCTTGATGAATTTGGAGAAATCTATGAAAATGATGTTTGTGTATTAGAAGGAGAAGTTTTTAATGTTGATAAAAGGGAATTAAAAACAGGAAATATTCTTTACACAATAAGAATTACAGATAACTCTAATTCAGTTACAACTAAAATGTTTTCTAAAGGGGAAGACATAGATGTAAAAGTTGGAGATTATATAAAAGTAAATGGAAGAAAACAGATAGATAAGTTTGATGATAATGAAGAAATTCTTATGTTAAGCAGTATAAATAAACTTGAATATTCAAAACAAACAAAAGAAGATAAAGCTCCTGTAAAAATGGCAGAACTTCA
The DNA window shown above is from Fusobacterium perfoetens and carries:
- the hpt gene encoding hypoxanthine phosphoribosyltransferase, with product MEGIVEVLISREKVEERISELAAMIEKDYAGKNLVCVGLLKGSVMFMSDLIKSINLDLRIDFMKVSSYGSGTNSTGVVKILKDVDLDLTGKDVLIVEDIIDTGLTIVNVKDFLSKKNPNSVKVCTLLDKPSRRLVEVKGEYVGFEIPDEFVVGYGLDLDEKYRNIPFVGKFVKK
- the rsmA gene encoding 16S rRNA (adenine(1518)-N(6)/adenine(1519)-N(6))-dimethyltransferase RsmA; translated protein: MSFKHKKKYGQNFLTDQNAVLEKIMEVSKIEPHEEILEIGPGEGALTELLLEKAKKVTCVEIDTDLEKILRKKFAGNEKFNLIMEDILKVELDKVIAPHTRVVANIPYYITSPIINKLIENRDKIDEAYLMVQKEVGERVCASSGKERSVLTLAVEYYGTGEYLFTIPKEFFNPVPKIDSGFISIKFYNDRRYEKLIPEDIFFKYVKAAFSNKRKNIVNNLSTLGISKDVVKEKLELLNISPNERAENLTIEQFIKLAECFEKN
- a CDS encoding DUF4911 domain-containing protein, which gives rise to MQSYEFKIQSRKEDIDFINKIIEAYEEVGVVRTNDAQRGLITIISTTDYKDLARDIILDLGKNYVKAEILEEGLWKGVL
- a CDS encoding KH domain-containing protein is translated as MEKLENLLSYILKGLVEKQDEVRITYELIDDTIIFKVNVAEGEMGRVIGKNGLTANAIRGVMQAAGVKDKLNVNVEFLD
- the rimM gene encoding ribosome maturation factor RimM (Essential for efficient processing of 16S rRNA) encodes the protein MDLVTIGKITGTHHLKGAVKANISLSTPEIIVGERVMAEKPDGQKRILSVKKLSNLVGDKVVIEFEEITNKTEGNLLAGSFIKINRDILGMSEDEYLLEDLLGMTVITAENESIGKVVDVFDTAAHDIIVVEDENTETLIPNIENFVKDIDFEKKEIYVEILEGMREVKGSVSENDELD
- the trmD gene encoding tRNA (guanosine(37)-N1)-methyltransferase TrmD, with product MKINILTLFPELFTAFKSQSIIGRAVKNNLIEINIINIRDFCFDKHQQADDTPFGGEGGMVMKPEPLFRALEKCGGKVIYTSPQGVTFNQELALKLKDEEEITIIAGHYEGIDERVVENKVDMEVSIGDFVLTGGELPSMVMIDAVARLIPGVITKASYENDSFFNGLLDYPQYTRPAEYMGLKVPDVLISGNHKKIKDWRMKESLKRTYLRRPDLLKNRKFSKEEAKFMKEILEELAEGDK
- a CDS encoding gamma carbonic anhydrase family protein encodes the protein MIYRLNGFEPVIGENNFIADTAALIGKVTTERDVSIWFSAVMRADVCSIYVGEKTSIQDNVTIHGDKGHDVVIGKNVTIGHNCIIHGCTIGDNCVIGMGSTILNGAVIPPNSLVGAHSLVTPSLKAEEGTLIIGSPAKSVKKLPKEQQEYLKDAADLYVDEIDVYANKLERVK
- a CDS encoding RNA methyltransferase; this encodes MRDKIYLGLVHYPVYNKRKEVVCTSVTNFDIHDISRSCKTYDVKEYNLIVPVEAQKQLTERIIGYWQDGTGGEYNKDRESAFTITRVKDSIEQCIADIEAREGQKPVIITTSAHTFPNSISYKGLSEKVFSDDKPYLFLFGTGWGLIQEVMDMSDYILEPIRGNTKYNHLSVRAAVAIILDRVLGEN